The Linepithema humile isolate Giens D197 chromosome 2, Lhum_UNIL_v1.0, whole genome shotgun sequence genome has a segment encoding these proteins:
- the LOC105668891 gene encoding D-aminoacyl-tRNA deacylase 1 isoform X2 — MKAIIQRVSKASVSVDGEIVNSIGNGLCVLIGIKRDDGVADVEYIVRKILNTKIFDGDKGKRWGASVVDKKYEILCISQFTLYHVLKGNKLDFHRAMPAQESEPFYMNFLAELRKKYIPELIKDGKFGAMMEVCIQNSGPVTLEIESPIKSISNDDIGDVENKKVSD; from the exons atgAAAGCAATAATACAGCGAGTCTCAAAGGCTTCAGTTTcag TTGATGGAGAAATTGTTAATAGCATTGGGAATGGACTGTGTGTGTTAATTGGTATAAAAAGAGATGATGGAGTGGCTGATGTGGAatacat AGtaagaaagatattaaataccAAAATTTTTGATGGTGACAAGGGTAAAAGATGGGGTGCCAGTGTAGTAGACAAAAAGTATGAAATACTGTGTATTAGTCAGTTTACATTGTATCATGTTTTAAAGGGAAATAAGTTAGATTTTCATAGAGCTATGCCTGCCCAAGAATCAGAACccttttatatgaattttcttGCCGAGCTTCGTAAAAAGTATATTCCAGAATTGATTAAAG ATGGTAAGTTTGGTGCAATGATGGAGGTTTGCATACAGAACAGTGGACCAGTAACACTGGAAATAGAATCCCCAATTAAGTCCATTTCTAATGATGATATTGGGGATGTAGAGAACAAGAAAGTATCCGATTAA
- the LOC105668891 gene encoding GRIP and coiled-coil domain-containing protein 1 isoform X1: MATVEEKKISTQSKDGTPEKQKNQKDEKVVESDAENTKNIAKIDKSEIDKSSISKNNISIIQQSCETQTDPEDTETMEQLKNQLGILMNQLATLSAEKSKMEANFQIDKKQLRSERDECEKVIKDLKDRLKKAQNVNYSEIEQVKCKLIMERHEREKEHGDFVKKLKELQKLLYDEQRSKEQLEGQLKTHLANKTQCKILEAELEITKTKLKQAEEAAKETPPLLLSLQSEMAVMKKQHLNAIREEQKRVVAAEQQARGSVMIHEARVAGLEARLAELSEIVGGYDRLRQQDQLAIQKLKDQLAALQDTEYNEATMSNNQPDEIISKIKTLYTCLLDFDNKKKDSAYVKTLLNSLDLEDEHLDYKEKYDTLLQDFEDYKHQMKCKYNTSNVHMLRGIQQQRQNLTLSHDKDHDKTQLNLLKVHNSNLEERIRMISNEMLSKERALQEQLEHQQKLFQEERLKLEHTLHQKDNEYRHRISTLEQQLLRQRERSMALVEEKDKEILTLKTSFRALLPNKETATENKTHLNRFENTVEPVTDLVTGLLTNDSPPILHYTQELARKEVQMSSSRKKILELEATLREQQREMLHIKEQQQEEAKALKAHITRLEACKSREGANLEYLKNVFINYLTTNDASSKRHMLNAISTVLRFTPDELSKIKH, encoded by the exons ATGGCAACTGTTGAAGAAAAGAAGATAAGTACACAAAGTAAGGATGGCACACcagaaaaacaaaagaatcAAAAAG atgagAAGGTTGTAGAATCTGATGCGGAGAATACGAAAAACATAGCCAAAATAGATAAATCAGAAATAGATAAATCAtccatttctaaaaataatatatccatTATTCAACAg TCATGCGAAACTCAAACAGATCCAGAGGACACGGAAACCATGGAACAGCTGAAAAATCAACTAGGTATATTAATGAACCAATTGGCTACCTTATCTGCGGAAAAATCGAAGATGGAAGCAAATTTCCAAATTGACAAGAAGCAACTAAGAAGTGAGCGGGATGAA TgtgaaaaagtaattaaagatttaaaagacAGATTGAAGAAGGCTCAAAATGTCAATTATTCTGAAATCGAGCAAGTAAAGTGCAAATTAATCATGGAACgacacgagagagagaaagaacatGGCGATTTCGTGAAAAAGTTAAA agAACTGCAGAAACTATTGTATGACGAACAACGTAGTAAGGAACAATTGGAAGGGCAATTGAAGACACATCTCGCAAATAAAACACAATGCAAAATTCTCGAAGCTGAGTTGGAAATCACCAAGACCAAACTTAAACAGGCCGAAGAAGCAGCGAAGGAAACTCCACCGCTTCTTCTTTCCCTACAATCTGAGATGGCTGTAATGAAAAAGCAACACTTAAATGCGATTCGAGAA GAGCAAAAAAGAGTCGTCGCCGCAGAACAACAAGCAAGGGGATCGGTGATGATACACGAAGCGAGAGTGGCCGGCTTGGAGGCTAGATTAGCCGAACTCTCCGAGATTGTTGGAGGCTACGACAGACTGAGGCAACAGGACCAATTAGCTATTCAGAAACTGAAGGATCAGTTGGCTGCTCTACAGGACACTGAGTATAATGAAGCTACGATGTCGAATAATCAGCCGGACGAAATTATTTCCAAGATAAAGACTCTATATACTTGCTTGCTGGATTTCGACAATAAAAAGAAGGATTCAGCTTacgtaaaaa CATTGCTCAATAGTTTGGATTTGGAAGATGAACATCTCGATTACAAGGAGAAGTACGACACGCTTCTACAAGACTTCGAAGATTACAAGCATCAAATGAAGTGCAAATATAACACATCTAACGTGCACATGCTCCGTGGTATTCAACAACAAAGACAAAATCTGACTCTGTCACATGATAAGGATCATGACAAGACTCAATTAAATCTCCTCAAAGTTCACAACAGCAATTTGGAAGAAAGAATACGTATGATTAGCAATGAAATGTTAAGTAAAGAGCGAGCTTTGCAAGAGCAATTAGAACATCAACAGAAG TTATTTCAGGAAGAACGATTGAAACTGGAGCACACGTTGCACCAAAAAGACAACGAATATCGTCATAGGATATCCACGTTAGAGCAACAACTATTGCGACAAAGAGAAAGATCCATGGCTCTCgtagaagaaaaagataaagaaatattaactCTAAAAACATCATTCCGTGCACTATTGCCTAATAAAGAAACCGCGACGGAAAATAAGACACATTTGAACAGATTTGAAAATACAGTTGAGCCGGTTACTGATTTAGTGACAGGATTATTAACGAACGACAGTCCTCCGATATTGCATTATACTCAGGAACTGGCCAGGAAAGAGGTACAAATGTCATCGTCCAGGAAAAAGATTCTCGAATTGGAAGCGACGTTGAGAgagcaacagagagaaatgcTCCACATAAAAGAACAACAACAGGAAGAAGCTAAAGCGTTGAAGGCACATATCACTAG GCTGGAAGCGTGCAAATCGAGGGAAGGTGCTAATCTGGAATATCTGAagaatgtatttataaattacttaacGACGAATGATGCATCCAGCAAGCGGCATATGTTAAATGCTATTTCAACAGTATTGCGTTTTACACCAGACGAGCttagtaaaattaaacattaa
- the LOC105668894 gene encoding dnaJ homolog subfamily C member 17 has product MDKIMEMDLYALIGAEPTASVSEIKKAYRKKALTCHPDKNPNNPRAAELFQELSKVLEILTDENARAAYDKVIAARKQAKERIKVYDAKRRKLKEDLEAREEAYKRTLDPTYNSKSDEDRLKAEIERLQKEGSKQVEEEVAFVQKQIWEQLHGSSKKSENKVGEFRIKIRWKTQENDSTNGGYNYDNLHKMFSKYGDVAALVVSSAKKGRAMVEFGNKSAAETALLVEIGLAENPLILRALWDTQKSSTSTASTASCNIGRPVFPASINLTSKPCASVSFSSAPDIFTQQGRMSDAEFESSVLANLRRAEERKRLIEELKTQKGT; this is encoded by the exons ATGGATAAAATTATGGAAATGGATCTGTATGCATTGATCGGTGCAGAACCTACAGCTTCTGTATCAGAG ATCAAAAAAGCATATCGCAAAAAGGCTTTAACATGTCATCCTGACAAGAATCCTAACAATCCAAGAGCAGctgaattatttcaagaaCTGTCAAAAGTATTGGAAATACTAACAGATGAAAATGCAAGA GCTGCATACGACAAAGTTATCGCTGCCAGAAAACAGGCCAAGGAACGCATTAAAGTGTATGATGCCAAGAGGAGAAAACTGAAGGAAGATTTAGAAGCACGTGAGGAAGCTTATAAGAGAACGTTAGATCCCACATATAATAGTAAATCTGATGAAGACCGATTGAAA gcTGAGATAGAAAGATTACAAAAAGAGGGGTCCAAACAAGTGGAGGAGGAAGTAGCCTTtgtacaaaaacaaatttggGAACAGCTTCATGGTTCatcaaaaaaatcagaaaataaagtaGGAGAGTTtcgaattaaaattagatgGAAGACACAAGAAAATGATTCCACAAATGGCGGATACAACTATGATAATCtgcataaaatgttttcaaaa tatGGAGATGTAGCAGCTCTTGTTGTGTCATCTGCAAAGAAAGGCAGAGCCATGGTcgaatttggaaataaaagtGCAGCG gAAACAGCGCTTTTAGTAGAAATCGGTTTAGCCGAGAATCCATTAATACTTCGCGCTCTATGGGATACACAAAAATCTTCAACCAGTACTGCTAGTACTGCAAGTTGTAATATTGGAAGACCCGTGTTTCCTGCGAGTATAAATTTGACCAGCAAACCATGCGCGTCTGTCAGTTTTTCTTCCGCACCTGATATATTT ACGCAGCAAGGAAGAATGTCGGATGCAGAATTTGAAAGTTCGGTGTTAGCTAATTTGAGGAGAGCAGAGGAACGCAAACGACTCATAGAAGAATTGAAGACGCAGAAAGGAacttaa
- the BckdhA gene encoding 2-oxoisovalerate dehydrogenase subunit alpha, mitochondrial has translation MMAKNLFQKIPRFQRAILQAKQYSTLIGEPQFLGVNSNFTNKIQFINDKSYDPIPIYRIMEPLQKIEVPKEGKLDDTHLLKMYRDMVTINLMDKILYESQRQGRISFYMTNTGEEAVQIGSAVALTLEDMIYAQYREAGVLLHRGYPLLKFMNQCYGNCEDDGKGRQMPVHYGCKELNFVTISSPLTTQLPQAVGAAYAFKLDKKNACVVCYFGEGAASEGDAHAAFNFAATLSCPIIFICRNNGYAISTSVFEQFKGDGIAAKGPAYGINTIRVDGNDVLAMYYATKSARDFCIKQQKPVLIEAMTYRLGHHSTSDDSTAYRSTDEITQWNNHTPLIKFRVYLESLGLWCQKREQELINSTRKEILGVFGEAEKKSKPHWKELFTDVYKETPDHIRKQMNLMEKHLEEFKEHYPLSSFTHTK, from the exons ATGATGGCCAAAAATCTATTCCAAAAAATTCCGCGCTTTCAACGCGCTATATTGCAG GCAAAACAATACAGCACTTTGATAGGTGAACCACAATTCCTAGGAGTCAACAGTAATTTCaccaataaaattcaatttatcaaTGACAAAAGTTATGATCCTATTCCAATATACAGGATTATGGAGCCTTTGCAGAAGATTGAAGTACCCAAAGAAGGAAAG CTGGACGATACACATCTGTTGAAAATGTACCGTGATATGGTGACCATAAATTTGATGGACAAGATTTTATACGAGTCTCAAAGGCAAGGTCGTATTTCGTTCTACATGACGAACACCGGTGAAGAAGCTGTGCAGATCGGTTCTGCTGTCGCTTTAACCTTAGAAGACATGATTTATGCGCAATATCGCGAAGCTG GTGTGTTGCTGCACCGAGGATATCCGTTATTGAAGTTCATGAATCAGTGTTATGGCAACTGTGAAGATGATGGTAAAGGTAGACAGATGCCTGTACACTATGGCTGCAAAGAATTGAATTTCGTAACTATATCCTCTCCATTAACAACTCAACTGCCACAAG CTGTAGGGGCTGCCTACGCCTTTAAATTGGATAAAAAGAATGCATGTGTGGTTTGTTACTTCGGAGAGGGTGCGGCGAGTGAAGGAGATGCCCATGCAGCATTCAATTTTGCAGCTACTTTATCGTGTCCCATCATTTTCAtctg TCGAAATAACGGATACGCCATCTCCACATCAGTTTTTGAGCAGTTTAAAGGGGATGGCATTGCAGCCAAGGGTCCTGCTTACGGAATCAACACAATCAGAGTGGATGGTAACGATGTACTCGCAATGTACTATGCCACAAAAAGTGCTAGAGACTTCTGTATAAAACAACAAAAACCTGTTTTAATAGAAGCCATGACTTACAg aCTCGGACATCATAGCACTTCAGATGATTCTACAGCTTATCGATCAACTGACGAGATCACTCAATGGAACAATCATACACCACTTATCAAGTTTCGTGTATATCTAGAATCACTTGGATTATGGTGTCAAAAAAGGGAGCAAGAGTTAATAAATTCTactagaaaagaaattcttggTGTCTTTGGAGAGGCAGAAAAGAAGTCTAAGCCACACTGGAAGGAGTTGTTTACAGATGTATACAAAGAAACTCCTGATCACATCAG AAAACAAATGAATCTCATGGAAAAGCATCTAGAAGAATTCAAAGAACATTATCCATTAAGTTCCTTCACACATACAAAATGA
- the mRpL17 gene encoding large ribosomal subunit protein bL17m yields MNQANVEKLVSKLRYSVKPRRRLRNPDGSEGRLLKLRKTLTALIKYERLELNYPRADEARGYVDQLIFEAIHNGPTHKETMDLANYWIIEKQLIHKLFKVLVPRYQNYTSSFTKLHKAPNVYPIGHYERAILELKGNIYPSVEQYNPHERNLLHNLLLNAAKKEYRMEKYKEIADNIKQ; encoded by the exons ATGAATCAAGCAAATGTAGAGAAATTGGTATCTAAATTAAGATACAGTGTTAAACCCCGTCGGCGGCTTCGAAATCCAGACGGTTCAGAGGGACGTCTTCTGAAGCTTCGGAAAACTCTGACAGCGTTAATTAAATACGAACGACTCGAATTAAATTATCCACGAGCCGACGAGGCTAGAGGTTACGTCGATCAG TTGATATTTGAAGCAATACACAATGGACCTACGCACAAGGAGACAATGGACTTGGCTAACTACTGGATAATCGAAAAGCAACTGAtacataaattgtttaaagttCTGGTACCaagatatcaaaattatacttccTCCTTTACAAAACTTCACAAAGCACCAAATGTATACCCTATAGGCCACTATGAGAGGGCAATTTTAGAACTCAAAG gCAATATATATCCAAGTGTAGAGCAGTATAACCCACACGAACGGAATTTACTTCACAATTTACTGCTGAATGCggcaaaaaaagaatatcgaATGGAGAAGTATAAAGAAATTGcagataatataaaacaatag
- the mge gene encoding mitochondrial import receptor subunit TOM22 homolog, translating to MASVEELDHQVDSGMGSSDGRSPEVKSLLHDDEDDDEEDESLTERLLGLTEMFPEPVRNFGYNVGTCLCTCAKGLYSYSCSATWLIFSSSTILFAPIIFEMERAQMEDLQRTQQKQVLLGPNTALSGVNSSGLPMAPPVQR from the exons ATGGCTTCAGTTGAGGAATTGGATCATCAGGTCGACAGCGGCATGGGCAGCAGCGACGGGCGCTCCCCCGAGGTGAAATCGCTCCTCCACGATGACGAGGACGATGATGAGGAA GATGAAAGCTTAACAGAAAGATTATTAGGACTCACTGAAATGTTTCCTGAACCAGTACGCAATTTTGGATACAATGTTGGAACCTGCCTGTGCACATGTGCCAAAG gTTTATACTCGTATTCGTGTTCAGCTACATGGCTGATATTTAGTTCATCCACCATTCTCTTCGCACCAATTATTTTCGAGATGGAACGTGCACAAATGGAAGACCTACAACGTACACAACAAAAGCAAGTTCTCTTAGGCCCTAACACAGCTTTGTCTGGTGTGAACTCTTCGGGTCTTCCAATGGCACCACCTGTTCAGCGATAG
- the fliI gene encoding protein flightless-1, translated as MANTGVLPFVRGVDFSSNDFGDGKFPESMRLMTGIQWLKLDKTNLTEIPEEMGKLLKLEHLSLVKNKLERLYGELTELGCLRTLNIRHNNIKSSGIPAELFHLEELTTLDLSHNNLKEVPEGLERARSLLNLNLSHNHIETIPNTLFIHLTDLLFLDLSHNKLETVPPQTRRLANLQTLNLNHNPLGHFQLRQLPSLMNLTTLQMRDTQRTLNNIPSSLETLTNLQELDLSQNNLPRVPDALYSLSNLRRLNLSDNQITELSTAIELWTKLEILNVSRNKLSAIPASLCKISTLRRLYLNDNELDFEGIPSGIGKLSLLQVFSAANNHLEMIPEGLCRCGSLKQLILTSNRLITVPDAIHLLTDLDQLDLRDNPNLVMPPKPMEAQRGSGIEFYNIDFSLQHQLRLAGANVPVPVQTANSKDPIARKMRLRRRRDEADQLNQAKILKGMKDIAKEKNKDKECEESKAESLKPKRWDEALEKPPLDYSEFFDEDAGQIPGLSVWEIENFLPNEIEEVAHGKFYEGDCYIILKTGIDEGGSLTWAIYFWIGEKATLDKRACAAIHAVNLRNYLGAQCRTIREEQSDESDEFLMLFDSGITYIEGGRTSSGFYTVEDTPAITRLYRVHAAGASIHLEPVPVCVESLDSGYVFVLDTGSKIFMWYGKKAKSTLKSKARLMAEKINKNERKNKAEIIMEVMNTESEDFLSHLGVKEHEQKNLQIVEHVDPNFMPFVPRLYQVQLGMGYLELPQIEVPHGKLTNTLLNNRNVYILDCYLDVYVWFGKKSTRLVRAAAVKLSQELFNMIERPDYAMVTRLQEGTESQIFKSKFTGWDEVIAVDFTRTAESVAKTGADLTKWAKQQETKADLAALFMPRQPLMSAAEAHQLMTEWNDDLEGMEALVLEGKKFVRLPEEELGHFYSADCYVFLCRYWMPLDITENEDGEEQDEDDYQCTVYFWQGRDAGNMGWLTFTFSLQKKFKSLFGENLEVVRTHQQQENLKFMSYFKRKFIIHQGKRKQPKTAGNNKVEFYHLRSNGSALCSRLIQISADSTLLNSAFCYLLNVPFNNSDEGTGIVYAWIGSKSDPEDARLIGEIAEKMFNNPWISLQVLNEGEEPDNFFWVALGGKKPYDTDAEFMNYTRLFRCSNEKGYFTISEKCTDFCQDDLADDDIMILDNGEQVFLWLGTRCSEVEIKLAYKSAQVYIQHLRVKQPENPRKLFLTAKGKESKRFTKCFHGWSLHKKSPQ; from the exons ATGGCGAACACCGGAGTGTTACCGTTCGTGCGAGGCGTAGACTTCAGCAGCAACGACTTCGGC gaTGGCAAATTTCCTGAATCCATGCGTCTTATGACTGGAATACAATGGCTGAAATTAGACAAAACAAATTTGACAGAGATTCCAGAGGAGATGggcaaattgttaaaattg GAACATCTGTCACTTGTCAAAAACAAGTTGGAACGTTTGTATGGAGAATTGACAGAATTGGGATGCCTTAGAACGTTAAACATAAGGCATAATAATATCAAGTCTAGTGGTATACCGGCAGAATTGTTTCATTTAGAGGAACTGACAACGTTAGATTTAAGTCACAACAATTTGAAGGAGGTACCTGAAGGCCTGGAGAGAGCACGTTCCTTGCTCAATCTTAACTTAAGCCATAATCA TATCGAGACTATACCAAATACATTGTTTATCCATTTGACGGATTTATTGTTCTTGGATCTTAGTCATAACAAGTTAGAAACTGTGCCACCACAAACTCGACGATTGGCCAACTTACAGACTTTAAATCTGAATCATAATCCTTTAGGTCATTTTCAATTAAG aCAACTGCCATCACTGATGAATTTAACGACGCTACAAATGCGGGATACACAACGAACATTGAACAATATACCCTCTAGTTTAGAAACCCTAACCAATTTACAAGAACTCGATTTGTCGCAGAATAATCTACCCCGAGTGCCTGACGCGCTTTATTCCTTATCGAATCTTCGTCGTTTAAATCTCAGTGACAATCAGATAACGGAATTGTCAACGGCGATCG AACTGTGGACGAAATTGGAGATTCTAAATGTGTCACGAAACAAATTAAGTGCAATACCGGCTTCTCTGTGCAAGATTTCTACATTAAgaagattatatttaaatgataatgAATTAGATTTTGAGGGCATACCTTCTGGAATTGGAAAATTATCGTTGCTGCAGGTATTCTCTGCCGCTAATAATCACTTAGAAATGATACCAGAAGGGCTATGCAG ATGTGGCTCGTTAAAACAATTGATATTAACATCAAATCGATTGATTACCGTTCCGGACGCTATTCATCTCCTTACCGATCTAGATCAGTTGGATTTGCGGGACAATCCAAATTTAGTGATGCCACCAAAACCGATGGAAGCACAAAGGGGATCGGGCAtcgaattttacaatattgatttttcgTTGCAACATCAGTTGCGTCTCGCCGGAGCTAACGTACCAGTTCCAGTTCAAACTGCTA acaGCAAAGATCCAATCGCGCGTAAAATGAGATTAAGAAGAAGGAGAGATGAAGCTGATCAGCTAAATCAGGCTAAAATACTTAAG GGCATGAAGGACATAGCGAAAGAGAAGAACAAAGATAAGGAATGCGAGGAATCGAAAGCAGAATCCTTAAA aCCCAAACGATGGGACGAAGCTTTAGAGAAGCCACCGCTAGATTATTCCGAATTTTTCGACGAGGATGCTGGTCAAATACCCGGGCTATCCGTCTGGGAGATAGAAAACTTCCTGCCGAACGAGATCGAGGAAGTGGCGCACGGCAAGTTTTACGAGGGCGATTGTTACATCATCCTAAAAACCGGGATAGATGAAGGTGGATCGTTGACCTGGGCAATCTATTTCTGGATTGGAGAAAAGGCGACA CTGGATAAAAGAGCGTGCGCGGCGATTCACGCTGTAAATTTGAGGAACTACTTAGGCGCACAATGTCGGACAATCAGAGAGGAGCAGAGCGATGAATCGGACGAATTCCTGATGCTATTCGATTCGGGTATCACCTACATCGAGGGCGGTCGTACGTCGTCCGGTTTTTACACGGTGGAAGACACG ccAGCGATCACTCGTTTATACAGAGTACACGCGGCGGGAGCTTCTATACACTTGGAACCGGTTCCAGTCTGCGTCGAATCTCTCGATTCTGGTTACGTATTTGTTCTCGACACGGGGAGTAAGATATTTATGTGGTATGGAAAGAAAGCGAAGAGCACGTTAAAGTCGAAGGCGAGACTGATGGCggagaaaattaataagaatgaACGGAAAAATAAGGCCGAAATTATAATGGAAGTCATGAACACCGAATCGGAAGATTTCCTGTCGCATTTAGGCGTGAAGGAGCATGAACAGAAAAATCTACAAATTGTT GAACATGTGGATCCCAACTTTATGCCTTTCGTACCTAGATTGTATCAAGTCCAACTTGGCATGGGTTATCTGGAACTACCGCAGATCGAGGTTCCTCATGGAAAATTAACGAACACCTTGTTAAACAATCgcaatgtgtatatattagaTTGTTATTTAGATGTATATGTTTG GTTTGGTAAAAAGTCGACAAGATTAGTACGCGCCGCTGCTGTGAAGCTGTCTCAAGAATTATTCAACATGATAGAAAGACCAGACTACGCGATGGTAACGAGATTACAAGAGGGCACCGAATCACAg ATCTTCAAATCTAAATTTACTGGGTGGGACGAAGTTATTGCTGTGGACTTCACAAGAACCGCTGAGTCAGTCGCTAAAACTGGAGCAGATCTCACTAAATGGGCTAAGCAACAGGAAACAAAA GCGGATTTGGCTGCTTTGTTTATGCCGCGGCAGCCATTGATGTCGGCTGCGGAAGCGCATCAACTAATGACAGAGTGGAATGATGATTTGGAGGGAATGGAAGCGTTGGTGTTGGAGGGGAAAAAATTCGTACGCTTACCGGAAGAGGAATTAGGACATTTTTACAGCGCGGATTGTTACGTTTTCTTATGTCGATATTGGATG CCATTGGATATAACGGAGAATGAAGACGGCGAGGAGCAAGATGAAGACGATTATCAGTGTACAGTGTACTTTTGGCAAGGCAGAGATGCAGGAAACATGGGATGGCTGACTTTCACATTTAG CttgcaaaagaaatttaaatcgcTGTTCGGCGAAAATCTGGAGGTTGTGAGGACACATCAGCAACAAGAAAATCTAAAGTTCATGAGTTACTTCAAACGGAAATTCATCATTCATCAAGGCAAACGTAAGCAGCCGAAAACTGCGGGCAATAACAAAGTGGAGTTTTATCATTTGCGAAGTAACGGCAGTGCCTTATGTTCTCGGCTCATTCAAATATCGGCAGATTCGACGTTATTGAATTCTGCTTTCTG ttaccTCTTAAATGTGCCATTCAATAATTCTGACGAAGGAACTGGTATCGTGTATGCGTGGATTGGATCGAAATCTGATCCCGAAGATGCTCGTTTAATTGGAGAAATAGCAgagaaaatgttcaataat cCGTGGATAAGCCTGCAAGTGCTAAATGAAGGCGAGGAACCAGATAACTTCTTTTGGGTGGCACTTGGAGGGAAGAAACCATATGACACTGATGCGGAGTTTATGAATTACACAAGACTATTTAGATGTTCCAATGAGAAAGGATACTTTACAATCAGCGAAAAGTGCACTGATTTTTGTCAG GATGATTTGGCAGATGATGATATAATGATCCTTGATAATGGAGAACAAGTGTTTCTTTGGTTAGGTACTCGTTGTTCAGAAGTTGAAATCAAATTAGCTTACAAGTCAGCTCAG GTATACATTCAACACTTGCGCGTGAAGCAACCTGAAAACCctcgtaaattatttttaactgccAAAGGTAAGGAATCCAAAAGGTTCACGAAATGCTTTCACGGTTGGAGTTTACACAAAAAGTCGCCACAGTAA
- the LOC105668889 gene encoding essential MCU regulator, mitochondrial, translating into MLLHRATSLFRGAKIVLRDNATKVISKPFLRSSITTPSGAILPEPKRTPFSFLGVVSSIVFGLLVGATISKNIANFLEENDLFVPSDDDDDDDD; encoded by the coding sequence ATGCTGTTGCATCGGGCAACGTCTTTATTTCGCGGCGCGAAAATTGTCCTCAGAGATAATGCGACAAAAGTGATATCCAAGCCATTTCTTCGGTCATCGATAACCACACCATCCGGAGCAATTCTGCCCGAGCCAAAGAGAACTCCATTCAGCTTCCTGGGCGTTGTCAGCAGCATCGTGTTCGGCCTTCTGGTCGGTGCCACAATCAGCAAGAATATAGCCAATTTCCTGGAAGAGAACGATCTTTTCGTTCCTtccgacgacgatgacgacgatgacgactaG